The following proteins are co-located in the Mycolicibacterium goodii genome:
- the rho gene encoding transcription termination factor Rho gives MTDTDLFTADNASDTGDLSGAVKSNTAPRARSASLSTMVLPELRALAKEIGVEGASGLRKSELIAAIRAHRGEANGRTAEASSPAPADAQAGEQAAEAPAAPRRRERRASTRQAGAPADAKTEGAAEANTDVKADVKAEAKAPEAKPAEEKPAEAKAPEAKAPEVKAPETGEAEPRQSRRERANKQDRSDRGEKDGQKDAQESGQDQVKQDRSDRSDRGSDQDQQGGQQNRGGGNADSDEDGEGRQGRRGRRFRDRRRRGERGGESSGEAELREDDVVQPVAGILDVLDNYAFVRTSGYLAGPNDVYVSMNMVRKNGLRRGDAVTGAVRVPREGESGGQNPRQKFNPLVRLDTVNGGSVEDAKKRPEFGKLTPLYPNERLRLETNPEKLSTRVIDLIMPIGKGQRALIVSPPKAGKTTILQDIANAITRNNPECHLMVVLVDERPEEVTDMQRSVKGEVIASTFDRPPSDHTQAAELAIERAKRLVEQGKDVVVLLDSITRLGRAYNNASPASGRILSGGVDSTALYPPKRFLGAARNIEHGGSLTIIATAMVETGSTGDTVIFEEFKGTGNAELKLDRKIAERRVFPAVDVNPSGTRKDELLMSPDEFAIVHKLRRVLSGLDSHQAIDLLMSQLRKTKTNYEFLVQVSKTAPGSMDVN, from the coding sequence GTGACTGATACGGACCTCTTCACAGCTGACAATGCCAGCGACACTGGCGATTTGTCGGGCGCTGTGAAATCGAACACCGCGCCGCGCGCCCGGTCTGCGTCGCTTTCGACGATGGTGTTGCCGGAGCTGCGCGCACTTGCCAAGGAAATCGGTGTTGAAGGTGCGTCCGGTCTGCGCAAGAGTGAGCTGATCGCCGCCATCCGCGCTCACCGAGGCGAAGCCAACGGCCGGACCGCTGAGGCCAGCAGCCCGGCGCCCGCCGATGCCCAGGCCGGCGAGCAGGCCGCCGAGGCGCCCGCCGCCCCGCGCCGCCGCGAACGTCGGGCATCCACCCGACAGGCCGGCGCCCCGGCCGACGCCAAGACCGAGGGTGCGGCTGAGGCCAACACCGACGTGAAGGCCGACGTGAAGGCCGAGGCCAAGGCTCCCGAGGCCAAGCCCGCCGAAGAAAAGCCTGCCGAGGCCAAGGCCCCCGAGGCCAAGGCGCCCGAGGTCAAGGCCCCCGAAACCGGTGAGGCAGAGCCCAGGCAGTCGCGCCGCGAGCGCGCCAACAAGCAGGACCGCTCCGACCGTGGCGAGAAAGACGGCCAGAAGGACGCTCAGGAAAGCGGCCAGGATCAGGTCAAGCAGGACCGCTCCGATCGTTCCGACCGAGGTTCTGACCAGGACCAGCAGGGCGGCCAGCAGAACCGGGGCGGCGGTAACGCCGACTCCGACGAAGACGGCGAGGGCCGCCAGGGCCGTCGCGGCCGCCGGTTCCGTGACCGCCGCAGGCGCGGCGAGCGCGGCGGCGAGAGCAGCGGCGAGGCCGAACTGCGCGAGGACGACGTCGTCCAGCCGGTCGCAGGCATCCTCGACGTCCTCGACAACTACGCGTTCGTGCGGACCTCGGGCTACCTGGCCGGGCCGAACGACGTGTACGTCTCGATGAACATGGTGCGAAAGAACGGCCTGCGCCGCGGCGACGCGGTGACCGGGGCCGTGCGGGTGCCGCGTGAGGGCGAGAGCGGCGGCCAGAACCCGCGCCAGAAGTTCAACCCGCTGGTGCGTCTGGACACCGTCAACGGCGGTTCGGTCGAGGACGCCAAGAAGCGTCCCGAGTTCGGCAAACTCACGCCGCTGTACCCGAACGAGCGGCTGCGCCTCGAGACCAACCCGGAGAAGCTGTCCACGCGCGTGATCGACCTGATCATGCCGATCGGCAAGGGGCAGCGCGCCCTGATCGTGTCCCCGCCGAAGGCCGGTAAGACCACGATCCTGCAGGACATCGCCAACGCGATCACCCGCAACAACCCCGAATGCCACCTGATGGTCGTGCTCGTCGACGAGCGCCCCGAAGAGGTGACCGACATGCAGCGCTCGGTCAAGGGCGAGGTCATCGCCTCCACCTTCGACCGTCCGCCGTCAGACCACACCCAGGCCGCCGAGCTGGCCATCGAGCGGGCCAAGCGCCTGGTCGAGCAGGGCAAGGACGTCGTGGTGCTGCTGGACTCGATCACCCGCCTGGGCCGGGCGTACAACAACGCCTCGCCGGCATCGGGCCGCATCCTGTCCGGTGGTGTGGACTCCACCGCGTTGTACCCGCCGAAGCGGTTCCTCGGCGCGGCCCGCAACATCGAGCACGGCGGTTCGTTGACCATCATCGCGACCGCCATGGTCGAGACCGGGTCGACCGGTGACACCGTCATCTTCGAGGAGTTCAAGGGCACCGGCAACGCCGAGCTCAAGCTGGACCGCAAGATCGCCGAGCGCCGGGTGTTCCCGGCCGTCGACGTCAACCCGTCCGGCACCCGCAAGGACGAACTGCTGATGTCGCCCGACGAGTTCGCGATCGTGCACAAGCTGCGTCGCGTGTTGAGCGGGCTGGATTCGCATCAGGCCATCGACCTGCTGATGAGCCAGCTGCGCAAGACCAAGACCAATTACGAGTTCCTGGTCCAGGTGTCCAAGACGGCCCCCGGCTCGATGGACGTCAACTGA
- a CDS encoding homoserine dehydrogenase, with protein sequence MSKKPIGVAVLGLGNVGSEVVRIIADSAADLAARIGAPLELRGIGVRRVADDRGVPTELLTDDIEQLVSRDDVDIVVEVMGPVEPARKAILSALEQGKSVITANKALMAMSTGELAQAAEKARVDLYFEAAVAGAIPVIRPLTQSLAGDTVRRVAGIVNGTTNYILSEMDSTGADYSSALADASALGYAEADPTADVEGYDAAAKAAILASIAFHTRVTADDVYREGITKVSAEDFASARALGCTIKLLAICERLTSDEGKDRVSARVYPALVPLTHPLAAVNGAFNAVVVEAEAAGRLMFYGQGAGGAPTASAVMGDVVMAARNRVQGGRGPRESKYAKLPIAPIGFIPTRYYVNMNVADRPGVLSAVAAEFAKREVSISEVRQEGMVDEGGQPCGARIVVVTHEATDAALSETVEALADLDVVQNINSVLRLEGTNA encoded by the coding sequence ATGAGTAAGAAGCCCATCGGTGTAGCGGTACTGGGCCTGGGCAACGTCGGCAGCGAGGTCGTGCGCATCATCGCCGACAGCGCGGCCGATCTCGCGGCCCGCATCGGTGCCCCGCTGGAACTGCGCGGCATCGGGGTGCGCCGGGTGGCAGACGACCGCGGCGTGCCCACCGAACTGCTCACCGACGACATCGAGCAACTGGTGTCGCGCGACGACGTCGACATCGTCGTCGAGGTCATGGGCCCGGTCGAGCCGGCCCGCAAGGCCATCCTGTCCGCGCTCGAACAGGGCAAGTCGGTCATCACCGCCAACAAGGCGCTGATGGCGATGTCCACCGGTGAGCTCGCCCAGGCGGCCGAAAAGGCCCGTGTCGACCTGTATTTCGAGGCCGCCGTGGCCGGCGCCATCCCGGTGATCCGCCCGCTGACGCAGTCGCTGGCCGGTGACACGGTGCGGCGGGTGGCCGGCATCGTCAACGGCACCACCAACTACATCCTGTCCGAGATGGACAGCACCGGAGCCGATTACAGCAGCGCGCTGGCCGACGCGAGCGCACTGGGCTACGCAGAGGCCGATCCCACCGCCGACGTGGAGGGCTACGACGCCGCGGCCAAGGCCGCGATCCTCGCGTCGATCGCGTTCCACACCCGGGTGACCGCCGACGACGTGTACCGCGAGGGCATCACCAAGGTCTCCGCAGAGGACTTCGCGTCGGCTCGGGCGCTCGGCTGCACGATCAAGCTGCTCGCGATCTGCGAGCGGCTCACCTCCGACGAGGGCAAGGACCGGGTCTCGGCCCGCGTCTACCCGGCGCTGGTCCCGCTGACGCATCCGCTGGCCGCCGTCAACGGTGCGTTCAACGCGGTCGTCGTGGAAGCCGAGGCGGCCGGGCGGCTGATGTTCTACGGTCAAGGCGCCGGCGGTGCCCCCACCGCCTCTGCGGTGATGGGAGACGTGGTGATGGCGGCGCGCAACCGGGTGCAGGGTGGCCGTGGCCCGCGCGAATCGAAGTACGCCAAACTGCCGATCGCGCCGATCGGGTTCATCCCGACGCGCTACTACGTCAACATGAACGTGGCCGACCGGCCCGGCGTGTTGTCCGCTGTGGCAGCCGAATTCGCCAAACGCGAGGTCAGCATCTCCGAGGTGCGCCAGGAGGGCATGGTCGACGAGGGCGGCCAGCCCTGCGGTGCCCGCATCGTCGTCGTGACCCACGAGGCCACCGACGCCGCGCTGTCAGAAACCGTCGAGGCGCTGGCCGATCTCGACGTCGTGCAGAACATCAACAGCGTTCTGCGATTGGAAGGAACGAACGCATGA
- the argS gene encoding arginine--tRNA ligase, translating to MTPADLAELLKATAAAVLTEHDLDVAALPATVTVERPRNPEHGDYATNLALQLGKKVGVNPRELAGWLATALTAADGIAAAEVAGPGFVNLRIEASAQGVIITDVLAAEGGYGSSDQYAGRNVNLEFVSANPTGPIHIGGTRWAAVGDALGRLLSTQGADVTREYYFNDHGAQIDRFVNSLIASAKGEPTPEDGYAGDYIVDIAKQVLAKAPDVLDLPVDQQRETFRAIGVDLMFTHIKSSLHDFGTDFDVYTHEDSMHTSGRVDQAIAQLRETGNIYEKDGATWLRTTDFGDDKDRVVIKSDGNAAYIAGDLAYFLDKRKRGFDLCIYMLGADHHGYIARLKAAAAALGDDPDTVEVLIGQMVNLVRDGQPVRMSKRAGTVITLDDLVEAIGVDAARYALIRSSVDTPIDIDLQLWSSASNENPVYYVQYAHARLCALARNAADLGVRVSTDHLDLLTHDKEGTLIRTLGEFPRVLETAAALREPHRVCRYLEDLAGDYHRFYDSCRVLPQGDEEPGDLHSARLALCGATRQVIANGLAILGVSAPERM from the coding sequence GTGACCCCCGCCGACCTTGCTGAGCTGCTCAAGGCCACTGCTGCGGCAGTGCTGACCGAACACGACCTGGACGTGGCCGCGTTGCCCGCCACCGTCACGGTCGAGCGCCCACGCAACCCCGAGCACGGCGACTACGCGACCAACCTCGCGCTGCAGCTCGGGAAGAAGGTCGGCGTCAACCCGCGCGAGCTCGCCGGTTGGCTCGCCACGGCGCTGACCGCGGCCGATGGCATCGCCGCGGCCGAGGTCGCCGGCCCGGGATTCGTCAACCTGCGCATCGAGGCGTCCGCGCAGGGCGTCATCATCACCGACGTGCTGGCCGCCGAGGGCGGGTACGGCTCGTCCGACCAGTACGCGGGGCGCAACGTCAACCTGGAGTTCGTCTCGGCCAACCCGACCGGTCCCATCCACATCGGCGGCACCCGCTGGGCCGCCGTGGGCGACGCGCTGGGCCGGTTGCTGTCGACCCAGGGCGCCGACGTCACCAGGGAGTACTACTTCAACGACCACGGCGCGCAGATCGACCGGTTCGTGAACTCGCTGATCGCCTCGGCCAAGGGTGAGCCGACGCCGGAGGACGGCTACGCGGGCGACTACATCGTCGACATCGCCAAGCAGGTCCTGGCCAAGGCGCCCGACGTGCTCGACCTGCCTGTCGACCAGCAGCGCGAAACGTTCCGCGCGATCGGCGTCGACCTGATGTTCACCCACATCAAGTCCTCGCTGCACGACTTCGGCACCGACTTCGACGTGTACACCCACGAGGACTCGATGCACACGTCCGGCCGTGTCGACCAGGCCATCGCCCAGTTGCGCGAGACCGGCAACATCTACGAGAAGGACGGCGCGACCTGGCTGCGCACCACCGACTTCGGTGACGACAAGGACCGGGTGGTGATCAAGAGCGACGGCAATGCCGCCTACATCGCCGGCGACCTCGCGTACTTCCTGGACAAGCGCAAGCGCGGGTTCGACCTGTGCATCTACATGCTCGGCGCCGACCACCACGGCTACATCGCCCGGCTGAAGGCGGCGGCGGCCGCGCTCGGCGACGATCCGGACACCGTCGAGGTGCTGATCGGGCAGATGGTCAACCTCGTGCGCGACGGCCAGCCGGTGCGGATGAGCAAGCGCGCGGGCACCGTGATCACGCTCGACGACCTGGTCGAGGCCATCGGGGTCGACGCCGCGCGGTACGCACTGATCCGCTCGTCGGTGGACACCCCCATCGACATCGACCTGCAGTTGTGGTCGAGCGCGTCCAACGAGAACCCGGTCTACTACGTGCAGTACGCGCACGCCCGGTTGTGCGCGCTGGCCCGCAACGCCGCCGACCTCGGCGTGAGGGTGAGCACCGACCATCTGGACCTGCTCACCCACGATAAAGAGGGCACGCTCATCCGCACCCTGGGCGAATTCCCCCGCGTGCTCGAGACCGCGGCCGCGCTGCGTGAGCCGCACCGCGTCTGCCGCTATCTGGAGGACCTGGCCGGCGACTACCACCGCTTCTACGATTCCTGCCGCGTGCTGCCGCAGGGCGACGAGGAGCCCGGCGACCTGCACTCGGCCCGCCTCGCGCTGTGCGGCGCGACCCGCCAGGTGATCGCCAACGGTCTGGCCATCCTCGGCGTCAGCGCCCCGGAGCGGATGTGA
- the fadD1 gene encoding fatty-acid--CoA ligase FadD1 — protein MADTLQQLLRSRAEQDTVAVRYGDRSWTWHEHIAQAAAQAQALISRADPSRPLHVGVLLGNTPQMLTALAAAALGGYVLCGINTTRRGDALARDITRVDCQLLLTDADHRGLLDGLDLPGVTVLDVSQPQPPAPGGLDRLTPYREARPDDTFMMIFTSGTSGDPKAVEVSHAVVLFAGGALVERYGLTRDDVCYLAMPLFHSNAVYAGWSVAVGSGAAMAPATFSASGFLPDIRRYGATYMNYVGKPLAYILATPEQPDDADNPLRVAFGNEAADRDIEAFGRRFGCTVWDGFGSTETAVIITRTEDCPPGSIGRGFPGVAVYDPETVTECAVAGFDDNGALVNPDAAIGELVNTSGGGLFRGYYNDQGATDQRMRNGMYWSGDLAYRDADGWIYLAGRTADWMRVDGENLTAAPIERILLRLEAINRVAVYPVPDEHVGDQVMAAVVLRDDAALTPGEFGRFLAAQRDLSPKAWPRYVWVADDLPTTATNKILKRELVALGADPRGRLLWHRDGREYHLLGARLGHWRSSWHNGPLTLGPGSRPVHADGRPGSTIEEEP, from the coding sequence ATGGCCGATACGCTGCAGCAATTGCTCCGCTCCCGGGCCGAGCAGGACACCGTCGCGGTCAGATACGGCGACCGGAGCTGGACGTGGCACGAACACATCGCGCAAGCCGCAGCCCAGGCGCAGGCCCTGATCTCCCGCGCCGACCCCAGCCGTCCGCTGCACGTGGGTGTGCTGCTGGGCAACACCCCGCAGATGCTCACCGCGCTGGCGGCGGCCGCGCTCGGTGGGTACGTGCTGTGTGGCATCAACACCACCCGCCGCGGCGATGCGCTCGCCCGCGACATCACCCGGGTGGACTGCCAACTGCTGCTCACCGACGCCGATCATCGCGGCCTGCTCGACGGGCTCGACCTGCCCGGTGTCACCGTTCTCGACGTGTCACAGCCGCAACCGCCGGCGCCGGGAGGCCTCGACAGGCTGACCCCGTACCGCGAGGCCCGTCCCGACGACACCTTCATGATGATCTTCACCTCGGGCACCAGCGGCGACCCCAAGGCTGTCGAGGTGTCGCATGCGGTGGTGCTGTTCGCGGGCGGCGCGCTCGTCGAGCGGTACGGTCTGACCAGAGACGACGTCTGTTATCTGGCGATGCCGCTGTTCCACTCCAACGCCGTCTACGCGGGCTGGAGCGTGGCCGTCGGATCGGGCGCGGCCATGGCGCCCGCGACGTTCTCGGCGTCGGGTTTCCTGCCCGACATCCGCCGCTACGGCGCGACGTACATGAACTACGTCGGCAAGCCGCTGGCCTACATCCTGGCCACCCCAGAACAGCCCGACGACGCCGACAACCCGCTGCGGGTCGCGTTCGGCAACGAGGCCGCCGACCGCGACATCGAGGCCTTCGGCAGACGGTTCGGTTGCACGGTGTGGGACGGCTTCGGCTCGACCGAGACCGCGGTGATCATCACCAGGACCGAAGACTGCCCGCCCGGATCGATCGGCAGAGGATTCCCCGGCGTGGCGGTCTACGACCCCGAGACCGTGACCGAGTGCGCGGTAGCCGGATTCGACGACAACGGCGCCCTGGTGAACCCCGACGCGGCAATCGGGGAGCTGGTCAACACATCCGGCGGTGGGTTGTTCCGCGGCTATTACAACGATCAGGGCGCCACCGACCAGCGCATGCGCAACGGCATGTACTGGTCGGGCGATCTGGCCTACCGCGACGCCGACGGATGGATCTACCTGGCCGGTCGCACCGCGGACTGGATGCGCGTCGACGGCGAGAACCTCACCGCCGCGCCGATCGAACGGATCCTGCTGCGTCTGGAGGCCATCAACCGCGTCGCGGTCTACCCGGTGCCCGACGAGCACGTCGGCGACCAGGTCATGGCGGCGGTCGTGCTGCGCGACGACGCGGCGCTGACACCGGGGGAGTTCGGGCGGTTCCTGGCCGCCCAGCGCGACCTGTCACCCAAGGCCTGGCCGCGCTACGTCTGGGTCGCCGACGACCTGCCCACCACGGCCACCAACAAGATCCTCAAACGCGAACTCGTCGCGCTCGGCGCCGACCCGCGCGGACGCCTGCTGTGGCACCGCGACGGCAGGGAATATCACCTGCTCGGAGCTCGTTTAGGCCATTGGCGGTCGAGCTGGCATAATGGACCGCTGACCCTCGGTCCCGGTTCACGTCCGGTACATGCAGATGGGCGACCCGGGTCCACGATTGAAGAGGAACCATGA
- the thrB gene encoding homoserine kinase has product MTQTLPVGLSATAVVAASSANLGPGFDSLGLALSLYDEIVVETVESGLTVHVEGEGAGQVPLDETHLVVRAINKGLQAAGFSAPGLTVRCRNDIPHSRGLGSSAAAVVGGLAAVNGLVTQAGCEPMDDARLIQLSSEFEGHPDNAAAAVLGGAVVSWTEAAGMGEPRYAAAPVRLHPDIRLFPAVPQQRSSTAETRVLLPELVSHVDARFNLSRAALLVVALSQRPDLLMAATEDVLHQPQRAAAMPASAEYLAILRRCGIAAVLSGAGPSVLGLSSQAGLPAEAVEYGTAHGFTVTEMSVGARVRWTAGAVVRN; this is encoded by the coding sequence GTGACTCAGACTCTGCCGGTCGGACTTTCGGCCACCGCCGTCGTCGCTGCCTCCAGCGCCAACCTCGGCCCGGGCTTCGACAGCCTCGGCCTCGCGCTGAGCCTGTACGACGAGATCGTCGTCGAGACAGTGGAATCCGGCCTCACGGTGCACGTCGAGGGCGAGGGCGCGGGTCAGGTTCCCCTTGACGAGACGCACCTGGTGGTCCGTGCGATCAACAAAGGGCTGCAGGCCGCAGGGTTCTCGGCGCCGGGTCTGACCGTGCGCTGCCGCAACGACATTCCGCACTCCCGCGGGCTCGGCTCGTCGGCGGCCGCGGTGGTCGGCGGTCTCGCCGCGGTCAACGGCCTTGTCACACAAGCCGGTTGCGAGCCGATGGACGACGCGCGGCTGATCCAGCTGTCCAGCGAGTTCGAGGGCCACCCCGACAACGCCGCGGCCGCGGTGCTCGGCGGCGCGGTGGTGTCGTGGACCGAAGCGGCGGGGATGGGCGAGCCGCGCTACGCGGCGGCACCGGTGCGGCTGCACCCCGACATCCGGCTGTTCCCCGCGGTGCCGCAGCAGCGGTCGTCGACCGCGGAGACCCGGGTGCTGCTGCCCGAGCTGGTCAGCCATGTCGACGCCAGGTTCAACCTGAGCCGTGCCGCGCTGCTCGTCGTCGCGCTGTCCCAACGCCCCGACCTGTTGATGGCCGCGACCGAGGATGTCCTGCACCAGCCGCAGCGGGCGGCCGCGATGCCCGCCTCCGCGGAATATCTGGCGATCCTGCGGCGTTGTGGCATTGCAGCGGTGTTGTCAGGTGCCGGTCCGTCGGTTCTGGGGCTGAGTTCGCAGGCCGGCCTGCCGGCCGAAGCTGTCGAGTACGGCACCGCCCACGGGTTCACCGTGACGGAGATGTCGGTTGGCGCCCGGGTGCGCTGGACGGCCGGGGCGGTGGTCCGCAACTGA
- a CDS encoding TetR/AcrR family transcriptional regulator produces MTNATAPRSVRDRLIDAAETCLRAKGIRATTVSEVAEAAGVSRGWLYRHFPDKVTLLGAAIVRLNEAYWSDAHAMLEKYDGLDEKIAAGIRYGRTAYDDPGALLMKLRLDEPEEFAACAGAGVQGLVPDLAAFWTRYLVAARDSGEIHPNSVIAEAAEWVARVVISFATVPGDQLDADDSDAVLAHLRRYVMPGLRADPAL; encoded by the coding sequence TTGACCAACGCCACCGCCCCGCGCAGCGTCCGTGATCGGCTCATCGACGCGGCGGAAACGTGTCTGCGGGCCAAGGGGATTCGTGCGACCACGGTGTCGGAGGTGGCCGAGGCCGCCGGGGTGTCGCGCGGGTGGCTGTACCGGCACTTCCCCGACAAGGTCACGCTGCTGGGCGCGGCGATCGTGCGCCTCAACGAGGCGTACTGGTCGGACGCGCACGCGATGCTCGAGAAGTACGACGGCCTCGACGAGAAGATCGCCGCCGGTATCCGCTACGGCCGCACGGCCTACGACGATCCGGGCGCGCTGCTGATGAAATTGCGCCTCGACGAACCCGAGGAGTTCGCGGCGTGTGCGGGCGCGGGCGTGCAGGGCCTGGTGCCGGATCTGGCGGCGTTCTGGACGCGGTATCTGGTCGCCGCGCGCGACAGCGGCGAGATCCACCCGAACAGCGTCATCGCCGAGGCCGCGGAATGGGTTGCGCGCGTGGTCATCTCCTTCGCGACGGTCCCCGGTGACCAGCTCGACGCGGATGATTCCGACGCCGTGCTGGCGCACCTGCGCCGCTACGTCATGCCGGGCCTGCGGGCCGATCCTGCGCTCTGA
- the thrC gene encoding threonine synthase has product MSAAKAAVHQPWPGLIEAYRDRLPIGADWTTVTLLEGGTPLIHAKRISELTGCTVHLKVEGLNPTGSFKDRGMTVAVTESLARGQQAVLCASTGNTSASAAAYAARAGITCAVLIPQGKIAMGKLAQAVMHGAKIIQIDGNFDDCLELARKLTADFPTIALVNSVNPYRIEGQKTAAFEIVDALGTAPDVHALPVGNAGNITAYWKGYTEYHRDGVSDRLPRMLGTQAAGAAPLVTGAPVKDPETIATAIRIGSPASWNSAVEAQQQSDGRFLAATDEEILAAYHLVARTEGVFVEPASAASIAGLLKSVEDGWVKRGSTVVCTVTGNGLKDPDTALKGMPGVTPVPVDPSAVVAELGLS; this is encoded by the coding sequence ATGAGTGCAGCAAAAGCTGCGGTGCACCAGCCCTGGCCGGGCCTGATCGAGGCCTACCGGGACCGGCTGCCGATCGGTGCCGACTGGACCACCGTGACGCTGCTCGAGGGCGGTACCCCGCTGATCCACGCCAAGCGGATCAGCGAACTGACCGGCTGCACAGTGCATCTCAAGGTCGAGGGGCTCAACCCCACCGGATCGTTCAAGGACCGCGGCATGACCGTGGCCGTCACCGAATCACTGGCCCGCGGCCAGCAGGCGGTGCTGTGCGCCTCCACCGGCAACACCTCGGCGTCGGCGGCGGCGTACGCCGCACGGGCCGGCATCACGTGTGCGGTGCTGATCCCGCAGGGCAAGATCGCCATGGGCAAGCTGGCCCAGGCAGTCATGCACGGCGCCAAGATCATCCAGATCGACGGCAACTTCGACGACTGCCTTGAGCTGGCGCGCAAGCTCACCGCCGACTTCCCGACCATCGCGTTGGTCAACTCGGTCAACCCGTACCGCATCGAGGGGCAGAAGACCGCGGCGTTCGAGATCGTCGACGCGCTCGGCACCGCTCCGGATGTGCACGCGCTGCCGGTCGGCAACGCGGGCAACATCACCGCGTACTGGAAGGGCTATACCGAGTACCACCGTGACGGCGTCTCGGACCGGTTGCCGCGCATGCTCGGCACGCAGGCCGCAGGCGCGGCCCCGCTGGTGACCGGTGCCCCGGTCAAGGATCCGGAGACCATCGCCACCGCGATCCGGATCGGGTCGCCTGCCTCGTGGAACTCGGCCGTCGAAGCCCAGCAGCAGTCCGACGGCCGGTTCCTGGCCGCCACTGACGAGGAGATCCTGGCCGCCTACCATCTCGTCGCCCGCACCGAGGGCGTGTTCGTCGAACCCGCATCGGCCGCGAGCATCGCGGGCCTGCTCAAGTCGGTCGAGGACGGTTGGGTCAAGCGCGGTTCCACCGTGGTGTGCACCGTGACGGGCAACGGTCTGAAGGATCCCGACACCGCACTCAAGGGTATGCCCGGGGTCACCCCCGTCCCGGTCGACCCGTCCGCGGTGGTCGCCGAGCTCGGTCTGAGCTAG
- the lysA gene encoding diaminopimelate decarboxylase has product MNAHPAGPRHAEELHHADVPDKPQGPDEIMLLAPNVWPRNLIRGADGVVSIAGVPVTDLAAEFGTPLFVIDEDDFRTRCRDIAAAFGGGEYVHYAAKAFLCSEIARWVDEEGLSLDVATGGELAVALHAGFPAERITVHGNNKSVAELTAAVQAGVGHIVLDSEIEIERLDAIAGAAGVVQDVLVRVTVGVEAHTHEFISTAHEDQKFGLSLATGAAMKAIRRVFDTDNLRLVGLHSHIGSQIFDVAGFEIAAHRVIGLLRDVVAEFGVEKTSQMSIVDLGGGLGISYLPHDDPPPMKELADKLLEIVRTESAAVGLPTPKLVVEPGRAIAGPGTITLYEVGTVKDVAVSPTAHRRYVSVDGGMSDNIRTSLYAAQYDARLVSRVSDAPPALARIVGKHCESGDIVVRDTWVSDDIAPGDLLGVAATGAYCYSMSSRYNLLCRPAVVAVADGKARLVLRRETVEDLLSLEVSGQ; this is encoded by the coding sequence GTGAACGCGCATCCGGCCGGGCCTCGGCACGCCGAGGAACTGCACCACGCGGATGTCCCCGACAAACCGCAGGGCCCGGACGAGATCATGCTGCTGGCCCCGAACGTGTGGCCGCGCAACCTGATTCGCGGAGCCGACGGGGTGGTGTCGATCGCGGGGGTGCCGGTGACGGACCTGGCCGCCGAGTTCGGCACGCCGCTGTTCGTGATCGACGAGGACGACTTCCGCACCCGCTGCCGCGACATCGCCGCGGCCTTCGGCGGCGGCGAATACGTGCACTACGCGGCCAAGGCGTTCCTGTGCTCCGAGATCGCCCGCTGGGTCGACGAAGAGGGCCTGTCGCTCGACGTGGCGACCGGGGGAGAACTCGCCGTCGCGCTGCACGCCGGGTTCCCGGCCGAACGGATCACCGTGCACGGCAACAACAAATCGGTCGCCGAACTGACCGCGGCGGTGCAGGCCGGGGTCGGCCACATCGTGCTGGACTCCGAGATCGAGATCGAGCGGCTGGACGCGATCGCCGGTGCGGCCGGGGTGGTGCAGGACGTGCTGGTCCGGGTCACCGTCGGCGTGGAGGCGCACACCCACGAGTTCATCTCGACCGCGCACGAGGATCAGAAGTTCGGCCTGTCGCTGGCGACCGGCGCCGCGATGAAGGCGATCCGCCGGGTCTTCGACACCGACAACCTGCGCCTGGTGGGCCTGCACAGCCACATCGGATCGCAGATCTTCGACGTGGCCGGGTTCGAGATCGCCGCGCACCGGGTGATCGGCCTGCTGCGCGACGTGGTCGCCGAGTTCGGCGTCGAGAAGACCTCGCAGATGTCGATCGTGGACCTCGGTGGGGGACTGGGTATCTCGTACCTCCCGCACGACGACCCGCCGCCCATGAAGGAACTGGCCGACAAGCTGCTGGAGATCGTGCGCACCGAATCGGCCGCGGTCGGGCTGCCCACACCCAAGCTGGTGGTGGAACCCGGTCGCGCGATCGCGGGCCCCGGCACCATCACGCTCTACGAGGTCGGCACGGTCAAGGATGTCGCCGTCAGCCCGACCGCACACCGCCGCTACGTGAGCGTCGACGGCGGCATGAGTGACAACATCCGCACCTCGCTGTACGCCGCGCAGTACGACGCCCGGCTGGTGTCCCGGGTCAGCGACGCCCCGCCCGCGCTGGCGCGGATCGTCGGAAAGCATTGCGAGAGCGGCGATATCGTCGTCCGGGACACGTGGGTTTCCGACGACATCGCGCCCGGCGACCTGCTCGGCGTCGCCGCGACCGGCGCGTACTGCTATTCGATGTCGAGCCGATACAACCTGCTGTGCCGCCCCGCTGTGGTGGCCGTCGCCGACGGCAAGGCACGACTGGTGCTGCGACGGGAGACCGTCGAGGATCTTCTGAGCCTGGAGGTGAGTGGTCAATGA